From the genome of Metarhizium brunneum chromosome 4, complete sequence, one region includes:
- the DCW1_7 gene encoding Mannan endo-1,6-alpha-mannosidase DCW1: MVAPRLAPALVAIASGVLFSGVAEAQYKVDTRDDIIASSKSLAYDLMKFYHGNESGQIPGLLPGPPASGTGDYYWWEAGAMMGTYIDYWKLTGDTTYNDVVTEGMLFQVGPQRDYMPPNQTLSLGNDDQGFWGLSALLAAENKFPDPPADQPQWLELAQAVWNTQADPSRYDETCNGGLRWQIPRTNAGYDYKNTIANGIFFNMGARLARYTGNDTYAERAEKAWDWLWGVQYIDHETWAVYDGASVNDNCTDIHKTQYSYNAGILIQGVAFMYNHTSDDKWRTRLDSLLDACLASFFPEDIAYELSCEFALGGSVCKTDMLSYKGYLVRWLGVVTQVAPHTAAKILGPLRKSGEAAARQCTGGASGRECGFYWTEGKFIDPSVDKTSGAGEAMDVLAAVSSMLIEDVAPPVTNDTGGTSKGNPNAGGKDNGERPVKPVTAGDKAGAAILTILLLVGAGGLFVWMSFFDPMVS; encoded by the exons ATGGTCGCACCGCGgttggcgccggcgctggtcgccatcgccagtgGTGTTTTGTTCAGCGGCGTTGCAGAGGCACAGTATAAAGTCGACACAAGAG ACGACATCATCGCATCGTCCAAGTCCCTAGCCTACGACCTGATGAAGTTCTACCATGGCAACGAGTCCGGCCAGATCCCCGGCCTCCTGCCGGGCCCTCCGGCTTCCGGCACCGGCGACTACTACTGGTGGGAGGCgggcgccatgatgggcacGTACATTGACTACTGGAAGTTGACGGGGGACACGACGTACAACGACGTCGTCACGGAGGGCATGCTGTTCCAGGTCGGCCCCCAGAGGGACTATATGCCGCCGAACCAGACGCTATCCCTCGGCAACGACGACCAGGGCTTCTGGGGCCTGTCCGCGCTGCTGGCCGCCGAGAACAAGTTCCCCGACCCTCCGGCGGACCAGCCGCAGTGGCTCGAGTTGGCCCAGGCCGTGTGGAACACGCAGGCAGACCCGAGCCGCTACGACGAGACGTGCAACGGCGGCCTGCGGTGGCAGATTCCCCGTACCAACGCGGGATACGACTACAAGAACA CCATCGCAAacggcatcttcttcaacatgggCGCCCGGCTGGCGCGGTACACGGGCAACGACACGTACGCGGAGAGGGCGGAAAAGGCGTGGGACTGGCTCTGGGGCGTGCAGTACATCGACCACGAGACCTGGGCCGTGTACGACGGCGCCAGCGTCAACGACAACTGCACCGACATCCACAAGACGCAGTACTCGTACAACGCGGGCATCCTGATCCAGGGCGTGGCCTTTATGTACAACCAT ACCAGCGACGACAAGTGGCGCACGCGGCTGGACAGCCTGCTCGACGCGTGCCTGGCGTCCTTCTTCCCCGAGGACATCGCGTACGAGCTGTCGTGCGAGTTCGCgctcggcggcagcgtcTGCAAGACCGACATGCTCTCGTACAAGGGCTACCTGGTGCGGTGGCTCGGGGTGGTGACGCAGGTCGCGCCGcacacggcggccaagaTCCTCGGCCCGCTGAGGAAGtcgggcgaggcggcggcccgGCAGTGCACGGGGGGCGCGTCCGGGCGCGAGTGCGGCTTCTACTGGACCGAGGGCAAGTTTATCGACCCGAGCGTCGACAAGACGAGCGGCGCGGGCGAGGCCATGGAcgtgctggccgccgtgtCGTCGATGCTCATCGAGGATGTGGCGCCGCCCGTGACCAACGACACGGGCGGCACGTCCAAGGGGAACCCGAATGCTGGGGGGAAGGATAATGGCGAGAGGCCGGTTAAGCCTGTGACGGCGGGGGATAAGGCGGGCGCTGCGATTCTGACGATTCTGCTGTTGGTCGGTGCCGGGGGCTTGTTTGTGTGGATGAGCTTCTTTGATCCGATGGTTTCGTGA